One genomic segment of Clostridium saccharoperbutylacetonicum N1-4(HMT) includes these proteins:
- a CDS encoding glutathione peroxidase, with protein sequence MIYDFNVKAVRGREVSMEDYKGKVLLIVNTATGCGFTPQYEGLQKLYDKYKHNGFEILDFPCNQFLEQAPGSDEEIVSFCQLKYRTTFKTFSKIDVNGENASDLYKYLREQAPKAAEDEASEGLYDKLKGYGFSTDGDEIKWNFTKFLIDKEGNVIERFAPTYEPEKIAEKIEELLKK encoded by the coding sequence ATGATTTATGATTTTAATGTAAAAGCAGTTAGAGGAAGAGAAGTTTCAATGGAGGATTATAAGGGAAAAGTATTACTAATTGTTAATACTGCTACTGGATGTGGATTTACACCACAATATGAAGGTTTGCAAAAATTATATGACAAATATAAACACAATGGATTTGAAATTTTAGATTTCCCATGTAATCAATTCTTAGAACAAGCACCAGGAAGTGATGAAGAAATAGTTAGTTTCTGTCAATTGAAGTATAGAACAACTTTTAAGACATTTTCAAAAATTGATGTAAATGGAGAAAATGCAAGTGATTTATATAAATATTTGAGAGAACAAGCTCCAAAGGCTGCAGAAGATGAAGCATCAGAAGGTCTTTATGATAAGTTGAAAGGATATGGTTTTTCTACAGATGGAGATGAAATAAAGTGGAATTTCACTAAATTCCTTATTGATAAAGAAGGAAACGTAATTGAAAGATTTGCACCAACATATGAACCAGAAAAAATTGCAGAAAAGATTGAAGAATTACTTAAAAAGTAG
- a CDS encoding N-acetylmuramoyl-L-alanine amidase family protein, translating into MIRRANKITSLVLAAAAVVSMVPAYAADVKKVESKDGTIYGAVAYKNGTAVIDAEVNDNDGVYLYKDGKYNKLNDIDSGSDLAAYGTKYAKVDDGSDYNVDLETGKVLDDNIVSDDEDDAASALRKRIKNEDRYSDTKIGSAYGDNDIADLTLIDGNKFGGNWYETAYAVDSSHKTSNPVGVPLNAYTIFTDAKGNYIDADYNIGKIKVSTTSAGIVGVNQVTTSAAVTIENTKDGYKLRNSNDTYAAITQSRVLGQDKDNIYRYAKINVYSVADSNGYFNINGKPMAKTGVATFGTSTVDYITLDVIQKISKKQDSSDINGGKYANSVTNYILTNDDGGAATSDNLSFRNFVLNFDNYSKQSNTVVGARVISGKLVLFKVDNSSNLSGDNVMIQAATLKNKNGYYYADSENQNTIQAEYSKYLDKVAFDTDVDGNIYIIDGGYIKKFDGTDDWNKLYKVDGSLDALSVYDKDDMVAWSQNDEVYSIIGEKKSDDNKPDVDTPVVTVGWVQASDGSWSYNNADGSKAIGWVQDGSNWYYTNGAGVMQTGWLNLYGTWYYLNPTSDGTRGAMKTGWQYIGGTWYYLNPISDGTKGAMKTGWQYIGGAWYYFNWSGAMLANTTVDGYVLGSSGAWIR; encoded by the coding sequence ATGATAAGAAGAGCAAATAAAATAACATCTTTAGTATTAGCAGCGGCGGCAGTGGTATCAATGGTGCCAGCATATGCAGCTGATGTAAAAAAAGTTGAATCAAAGGATGGCACGATATATGGTGCAGTAGCATATAAAAATGGAACAGCTGTAATTGATGCAGAAGTAAATGATAATGATGGAGTTTACTTATATAAAGATGGAAAATACAATAAATTAAATGATATAGATTCTGGTTCAGATTTAGCTGCATATGGAACAAAATATGCAAAAGTTGACGATGGTTCAGATTATAACGTAGATTTAGAAACTGGTAAAGTTTTAGATGATAATATAGTCTCAGATGATGAAGATGATGCAGCATCAGCATTAAGAAAGAGAATTAAAAACGAAGATAGATATAGTGATACTAAAATAGGTAGTGCTTATGGAGATAATGACATTGCAGATTTAACTTTAATCGATGGAAATAAATTTGGTGGTAATTGGTATGAAACAGCGTATGCAGTAGATTCATCTCATAAGACAAGCAATCCAGTTGGAGTACCTCTAAATGCTTATACTATATTTACTGATGCAAAAGGAAATTATATTGATGCAGATTACAATATAGGAAAAATAAAGGTATCAACAACTAGTGCTGGAATAGTAGGTGTAAATCAAGTGACAACATCAGCAGCTGTAACAATTGAAAATACAAAAGATGGTTATAAATTGAGAAATAGCAATGATACCTATGCAGCAATTACTCAATCAAGAGTATTAGGTCAGGATAAAGATAATATTTATAGATATGCTAAAATAAATGTATATTCAGTAGCTGATTCAAATGGATACTTCAATATAAATGGTAAGCCAATGGCTAAAACTGGTGTAGCTACATTTGGAACTAGTACTGTTGATTATATAACATTAGATGTTATACAAAAAATATCTAAGAAGCAAGATTCAAGTGATATTAATGGCGGGAAATATGCTAACAGTGTAACTAATTATATACTAACAAATGATGATGGTGGAGCAGCAACAAGTGACAATCTAAGCTTCAGAAACTTTGTATTGAATTTTGATAATTATTCAAAACAATCTAATACTGTTGTAGGAGCAAGGGTTATTAGTGGTAAATTAGTTCTATTTAAAGTTGATAATTCTTCAAATTTAAGTGGCGATAATGTTATGATTCAAGCTGCTACTTTGAAAAATAAGAATGGATATTACTATGCTGATTCTGAAAACCAAAATACAATTCAAGCAGAATATAGTAAATATTTAGATAAGGTAGCGTTTGATACAGATGTAGATGGAAATATCTATATAATAGATGGTGGATATATTAAAAAGTTTGATGGAACTGATGATTGGAATAAACTTTATAAGGTAGATGGATCTCTAGATGCATTATCTGTTTATGATAAAGATGACATGGTTGCTTGGAGCCAAAATGATGAAGTGTATTCAATAATAGGTGAAAAGAAATCAGATGATAATAAACCAGATGTGGATACTCCGGTAGTAACTGTTGGATGGGTACAAGCTAGTGATGGGTCTTGGTCATACAATAATGCTGATGGAAGTAAGGCTATTGGATGGGTTCAAGATGGTTCAAACTGGTATTACACTAATGGCGCAGGTGTAATGCAAACTGGCTGGTTGAATTTATATGGTACATGGTACTATTTAAATCCAACATCAGATGGTACTAGAGGTGCAATGAAAACTGGATGGCAATATATTGGAGGTACATGGTACTACTTAAATCCAATATCAGATGGTACTAAAGGTGCAATGAAGACAGGATGGCAATATATTGGTGGAGCATGGTACTATTTCAATTGGTCAGGTGCTATGTTAGCTAATACAACAGTTGATGGATATGTATTAGGAAGCAGCGGAGCGTGGATTAGATAA
- a CDS encoding exonuclease SbcCD subunit D, with protein MRILHTGDWHLGKNLEGISRMDEQEEFLNDFVEIVEENNIDLIMIAGDVYDSSNPPARAEKMFYDTLKRLSKNGERLTLVIAGNHDNPDRLVAAGPLAREHGIIMVGTPKTVVPCGDYGKHKILDSGEGFIEIEINNEKTVILTVPYPSEKRLNEVIYNYMEDEEEKAQSYSEKIFSLFDSLKSHYREDTINLVISHLFAMGSEESGSERSIQLGGTYIVDGNCFPKEAQYIALGHVHKPQVVPGTNKRARYCGSPIHYNKKEINFEKKCYIVEVKAKEEGKIEELNLKVYKPIEIWKCADIDDAIAKCEENKARKCFVYLEIETDRYIREDEIKQMKELKKDILEIMPKIKGTTEEEVDFNLNEKSFEEIFIDFYTKERGTAPEEDVVSLLLSIINEEEGEINETSKIED; from the coding sequence TTGAGGATATTGCATACAGGAGATTGGCATTTGGGTAAAAATTTAGAAGGTATAAGCAGAATGGATGAGCAGGAAGAATTTTTAAATGATTTTGTCGAGATTGTAGAAGAAAATAATATAGATTTAATAATGATTGCAGGGGACGTTTACGATAGTTCTAATCCTCCAGCAAGAGCTGAAAAAATGTTTTATGATACCTTAAAGAGATTATCTAAAAATGGAGAGAGACTTACTTTAGTTATAGCAGGTAATCATGATAACCCTGACAGATTAGTTGCAGCAGGACCTCTAGCAAGAGAACATGGAATAATTATGGTTGGAACGCCTAAAACGGTAGTTCCCTGTGGTGACTATGGAAAACATAAAATATTGGACTCGGGAGAAGGGTTTATTGAAATTGAGATAAATAATGAAAAGACTGTTATATTAACAGTTCCTTATCCAAGTGAAAAGAGATTAAATGAGGTAATTTATAATTATATGGAAGACGAAGAGGAAAAGGCCCAATCATATAGTGAAAAAATATTCTCTTTATTTGATTCATTAAAAAGTCATTATAGAGAAGATACTATTAATTTAGTGATATCACATTTATTTGCTATGGGGAGTGAGGAAAGTGGTTCAGAAAGAAGTATTCAATTAGGAGGAACTTATATTGTTGATGGAAATTGTTTTCCGAAGGAAGCTCAGTATATAGCTTTAGGCCATGTACATAAGCCCCAAGTAGTTCCAGGGACAAATAAAAGAGCTAGATATTGTGGTTCACCAATTCATTACAATAAGAAAGAAATTAATTTTGAGAAAAAATGCTATATTGTCGAGGTTAAGGCCAAGGAAGAAGGTAAAATAGAAGAATTAAATTTAAAAGTATATAAGCCTATAGAAATTTGGAAATGTGCAGATATAGACGATGCCATAGCCAAATGTGAGGAAAATAAGGCTCGCAAGTGTTTTGTTTATTTAGAAATAGAAACTGATAGATATATTAGAGAAGATGAAATAAAACAAATGAAAGAATTAAAAAAGGATATTTTAGAAATAATGCCTAAGATTAAAGGAACAACTGAAGAAGAAGTTGATTTCAATTTAAATGAAAAATCGTTCGAAGAAATATTTATAGATTTCTATACAAAAGAAAGAGGAACAGCACCAGAGGAAGATGTGGTAAGTTTGCTTTTATCAATTATTAATGAAGAAGAAGGGGAAATAAATGAGACCAGTAAGATTGAAGATTAG
- a CDS encoding SbcC/MukB-like Walker B domain-containing protein, with product MRPVRLKIRGLNSFIDEQTIDFDKLTDRGFFGIFGPTGSGKSTILDGITLALYGNLARKSSNFINTNCDRLNVNFEFQISGSETRKYIIDREFRRKKDGSINSGKCKIVDITDSEEVLADSVKNMNKKVEEIIGLNLEDFTRTVVLPQGKFSEFLKLEGKDRRDMLERLFNLEQFGDNLTRKLNTKISKERTENSVLIGQLSVYSDISDEKLKEKQAELQLTILNLENLKKELDNIEKNYKENEELWKLQLELLEYKNKEKLLKEKEEEINKDIEKIRLGEAGEKVIPYIKAYENTKKEFTKNEVEFQDLKVKIEKIKEEQENIEKSWNEIKDKKENKLPQLMIQEEKIKNAIEEKKLLEKILAEINMLMTHIEEVKIKLEKGQKDLIEIENEIKIKDKEIKEDEKRYDEIKIDELIKEKVQEGILCEEKISSLKNNISKDTEKKAKIEKENDDIIASGKALKETIEEATKELEEKLNQHEYLLNNPPGEQKDLLNLKQVILENEQNWSNFNKFTNEIAASKKEIVKLNTEIEKIQMEEAKNNQELEELKAKEKEIMTENIAHTLRMELKDGEACPVCGAIHHIKENIKVLSATDISLIENKIKEKEEFIKVVNNNIIENQTKVITLNEKISNNESEIINIGSEFKEKTLEKLQEEFINLEKALENYNKDKEGLDKIINELKNNINIKNGEINELRAVVRTNMKQLKELEENIKVNTQEFNELNNNVNLLKSETLITNFIEKNEEIKAVEKERERLAKKIKENRVAIENLENRKEKLNNEVISIKELLVKYNADLAAYEKNRDEKLLAIRSKVSEESNLDNMLSEVQENIKNINEEFFSAQKNKDRIQKEFTDNNEKLIDVGSKYKELIKRKKDEEAQLEVSIDSEGFKSLEEVKANLIEKEEINKYKEKIDDYRENLSKVKGTIESLLNKIDGKTLNEEDYTKVKLLKEQKEIEFSSVNENKIKVDEELKKIKIKLNEQRELFEKKNKLEHKLALLGDLEKLFKGKKFVEFVAINKLKYISIEASKRLREITHGNYGLEVDENGKFMIRDYKNGGAERDSSTLSGGETFIASLSLALALSAQIQLKGTAPLELFFLDEGFGTLDDELLEVVMGSLERIHNEKLKVGIISHVEAIKNRVPIKLMITPAECGMGGSKVRIERS from the coding sequence ATGAGACCAGTAAGATTGAAGATTAGAGGATTAAACAGTTTTATAGATGAGCAGACTATAGACTTTGATAAATTAACTGATAGAGGTTTTTTTGGCATTTTTGGACCAACAGGTAGTGGGAAATCAACAATTTTAGATGGAATAACTTTAGCGTTATATGGAAACTTGGCTAGAAAAAGTTCTAACTTTATAAATACAAATTGTGATAGGTTAAATGTTAATTTTGAATTTCAAATATCAGGGAGTGAAACTAGAAAATATATTATTGATAGAGAATTTAGAAGGAAAAAAGATGGAAGTATAAATTCTGGAAAATGTAAAATTGTTGATATAACAGATTCAGAAGAAGTTTTGGCAGATAGCGTTAAGAATATGAATAAGAAAGTTGAAGAAATAATAGGTCTTAATTTAGAGGATTTTACAAGAACGGTTGTATTGCCACAAGGTAAATTTAGTGAGTTTTTAAAACTTGAAGGTAAAGACAGACGGGATATGTTAGAAAGGCTATTTAATTTAGAACAATTTGGAGATAATTTAACAAGAAAATTAAACACTAAAATAAGTAAAGAAAGAACAGAAAACAGTGTTTTAATTGGTCAGCTAAGTGTTTATAGTGACATAAGTGATGAAAAGTTAAAGGAAAAACAAGCTGAGTTACAGTTGACTATACTTAATTTAGAAAATTTAAAAAAGGAATTAGATAACATTGAGAAGAATTACAAAGAAAATGAAGAATTATGGAAATTACAATTAGAATTGTTGGAATATAAGAATAAGGAAAAACTTCTAAAGGAAAAAGAAGAAGAAATAAATAAGGATATAGAAAAAATAAGACTAGGAGAAGCTGGAGAAAAAGTTATACCCTATATAAAAGCCTACGAAAATACTAAAAAGGAATTTACCAAAAATGAAGTAGAATTTCAGGACCTAAAGGTAAAGATTGAAAAGATTAAAGAAGAACAAGAAAATATAGAAAAATCATGGAATGAAATAAAAGATAAGAAGGAAAATAAACTCCCACAACTAATGATACAAGAAGAAAAAATTAAAAATGCAATTGAAGAAAAAAAGTTATTAGAAAAAATATTAGCTGAAATAAATATGTTAATGACACATATTGAAGAAGTTAAAATCAAATTGGAAAAAGGACAGAAAGATCTTATTGAAATAGAAAATGAAATTAAAATAAAGGATAAGGAAATCAAAGAGGATGAAAAGAGATATGATGAAATAAAAATTGATGAACTTATCAAGGAAAAGGTACAAGAAGGAATACTTTGTGAAGAAAAAATCAGCAGTTTAAAAAATAATATTAGTAAGGATACAGAAAAGAAAGCTAAAATTGAGAAAGAAAATGATGATATTATAGCAAGTGGTAAAGCCTTAAAAGAAACAATTGAGGAAGCTACAAAAGAATTAGAAGAAAAATTAAATCAACATGAATATTTACTTAATAATCCGCCAGGAGAACAAAAAGATTTATTAAATTTAAAACAGGTCATACTTGAAAATGAACAAAATTGGTCAAATTTTAATAAATTCACTAATGAAATAGCTGCGTCAAAGAAAGAAATAGTAAAATTAAATACTGAAATTGAAAAGATTCAAATGGAAGAGGCAAAGAATAATCAAGAATTAGAAGAGTTAAAAGCAAAAGAAAAGGAGATTATGACAGAAAATATTGCTCATACTCTTAGAATGGAACTGAAAGATGGAGAAGCATGCCCAGTATGTGGAGCTATTCATCATATTAAAGAAAACATAAAAGTTTTGTCAGCAACAGATATCAGTTTAATTGAAAATAAAATTAAAGAAAAAGAAGAGTTTATTAAAGTTGTTAATAATAATATTATCGAAAATCAAACAAAGGTTATTACTTTAAATGAGAAAATTTCTAATAATGAAAGTGAAATAATTAATATTGGAAGTGAATTTAAAGAAAAAACTTTAGAAAAGCTTCAAGAAGAATTTATAAATCTGGAAAAAGCTTTGGAGAATTATAATAAGGATAAAGAAGGTTTAGATAAAATTATTAATGAACTTAAAAATAATATTAATATTAAGAATGGAGAAATAAATGAACTTAGAGCTGTGGTAAGAACTAATATGAAACAGCTTAAGGAATTAGAGGAAAATATTAAAGTTAATACTCAAGAGTTTAACGAATTAAATAATAATGTGAATTTGTTAAAGTCTGAAACTTTAATAACGAATTTTATTGAAAAAAATGAAGAAATTAAGGCGGTTGAGAAAGAAAGAGAAAGATTAGCAAAAAAGATTAAGGAAAATAGAGTAGCAATTGAAAATTTAGAAAATAGAAAAGAAAAATTAAATAATGAGGTTATTTCTATAAAAGAACTATTGGTTAAATATAATGCTGACTTAGCAGCATACGAAAAAAATAGAGATGAAAAACTTTTGGCTATAAGAAGTAAAGTCAGTGAAGAAAGTAACTTAGATAACATGCTTAGTGAAGTACAAGAAAATATAAAAAATATAAATGAAGAATTTTTTAGTGCTCAAAAAAACAAAGATAGAATACAGAAGGAATTTACGGATAATAATGAAAAGCTTATTGATGTAGGCAGCAAATATAAAGAATTAATCAAGAGAAAGAAAGATGAAGAAGCACAATTGGAAGTTTCAATAGATAGTGAGGGTTTTAAGTCTTTAGAAGAGGTAAAAGCAAATCTGATAGAAAAGGAAGAAATTAATAAGTATAAAGAAAAAATAGATGATTATAGAGAAAATTTATCAAAGGTAAAGGGAACAATTGAAAGTTTACTTAATAAGATTGATGGTAAGACGTTGAATGAAGAAGACTATACAAAAGTTAAATTATTAAAAGAACAAAAGGAAATAGAGTTTAGTTCAGTTAATGAAAATAAGATAAAAGTTGACGAAGAACTAAAAAAAATAAAAATTAAACTTAATGAGCAAAGGGAACTTTTTGAAAAAAAGAATAAGTTGGAACACAAATTAGCTTTACTCGGAGATTTAGAAAAGTTATTTAAAGGAAAGAAATTTGTTGAATTTGTAGCTATCAATAAGTTGAAATATATTTCAATTGAAGCTTCTAAAAGGTTGAGAGAAATTACCCATGGAAATTATGGATTAGAAGTAGATGAGAATGGTAAGTTTATGATTAGGGATTATAAGAATGGTGGAGCAGAAAGGGATTCATCTACTTTATCAGGTGGAGAAACTTTCATAGCATCACTATCTTTAGCACTTGCTTTGTCGGCACAGATCCAATTAAAGGGAACAGCACCATTAGAATTGTTTTTCCTTGATGAAGGCTTTGGAACTTTGGATGATGAATTGCTTGAAGTTGTTATGGGTTCATTAGAAAGGATTCATAATGAAAAATTAAAGGTTGGAATAATAAGTCATGTAGAAGCTATAAAAAATAGAGTACCAATTAAGCTTATGATTACACCGGCAGAATGTGGAATGGGTGGAAGTAAAGTTAGAATTGAAAGAAGTTAG
- the hcp gene encoding hydroxylamine reductase: MVQEMFCFQCEQTAGGKGCTKVGVCGKTPEIAAMQDLLIYQLKGISIYANELIKKGEVIDKTIVSFVEDSLFMTLTNVNFDPAAHLTKLKKSQEIKEALRKKVSTDGIKAPEALYDLAASTEAMLEDAKKAGIMYDENLNPDIRSVRETIKYGLKGISAYSHQARFIKHSSDEVDNFYFKALAALTDNDLTLDDLIKLLVETGEKSVKIMETLDTANNGLYSSPTPTKVNVNIKKGPFIIVSGHDLKDLEMLLQQTEGKGINIYTHGEMLPSHGYPELNKYPHLVGNFGSAWQNQQKEFDNIPGCILMTTNCLMKPKDSYQDRLFSTSVVGWDRIKHIEKDENGHKDFSEVINKALELGGFKEDEEVKEILVGFGHKATLSHAETIINAVKDGKVKHFFLIGGCDGAKPGRNYYTEFAEKVPKDSIILTLACGKYRFNKLEFGEVAGLPRLLDVGQCNDAYSAVRIALALADAFNCGVNDLPLSIILSWYEQKAVADLLALLSLGVKGMYLGPSLPAFLTPNVLQFLIDNFDIKPISTPDEDLKQILG; this comes from the coding sequence ATGGTTCAAGAAATGTTTTGTTTTCAATGTGAACAAACTGCTGGCGGTAAAGGATGTACAAAAGTAGGAGTATGTGGAAAAACGCCTGAAATTGCAGCTATGCAAGATCTATTAATTTATCAATTAAAGGGAATTAGTATTTACGCTAATGAACTTATAAAAAAGGGTGAAGTAATTGATAAAACAATAGTTTCTTTTGTCGAGGATTCATTATTTATGACATTAACTAATGTTAATTTTGACCCTGCTGCTCATTTGACTAAACTAAAAAAATCTCAAGAAATTAAAGAAGCTCTAAGAAAAAAAGTAAGTACTGACGGCATAAAAGCTCCTGAAGCTTTATATGATCTAGCTGCTTCCACTGAAGCTATGCTTGAAGATGCTAAAAAAGCTGGAATCATGTATGATGAGAATTTAAATCCTGATATCCGTTCAGTTAGAGAAACTATCAAATATGGTTTAAAAGGAATTTCAGCATATTCACATCAAGCAAGATTTATAAAACATAGTAGTGATGAAGTAGATAATTTTTATTTCAAAGCTTTAGCTGCTTTAACTGATAACGATTTAACTCTTGATGATTTAATTAAGTTATTAGTTGAAACTGGAGAAAAGAGCGTTAAAATCATGGAAACTCTGGACACTGCTAATAATGGTCTTTATAGTTCACCAACACCTACAAAGGTTAATGTAAACATAAAGAAAGGACCATTTATAATAGTTTCCGGACACGATTTAAAGGATTTAGAGATGTTATTACAGCAAACTGAAGGTAAAGGTATAAACATTTATACTCATGGTGAAATGTTACCTTCTCATGGATATCCTGAATTAAACAAATATCCGCACTTAGTAGGTAATTTTGGAAGTGCATGGCAAAATCAACAAAAAGAATTTGATAACATTCCTGGATGCATTTTAATGACTACTAATTGCTTGATGAAACCAAAAGATTCATACCAAGACAGACTTTTCTCAACAAGTGTAGTTGGCTGGGATAGAATTAAACATATAGAAAAAGATGAAAATGGACATAAGGATTTTTCAGAAGTTATAAATAAGGCTTTAGAATTAGGTGGATTCAAAGAGGACGAAGAAGTTAAAGAAATTCTTGTTGGTTTTGGCCACAAAGCAACCTTAAGCCATGCTGAAACAATAATAAATGCAGTTAAAGATGGAAAGGTTAAGCATTTCTTCTTAATCGGAGGTTGTGATGGAGCTAAGCCAGGCAGAAATTATTATACTGAATTTGCTGAAAAAGTTCCAAAGGATTCTATTATTCTTACATTGGCATGTGGAAAATATCGTTTCAACAAATTAGAATTTGGTGAAGTTGCTGGACTTCCTCGTTTACTAGATGTTGGACAATGTAACGATGCCTACTCAGCAGTTAGAATTGCTTTAGCTTTGGCTGATGCATTTAATTGCGGAGTTAATGATTTACCTTTATCAATAATACTTTCTTGGTATGAACAAAAAGCTGTTGCTGATCTTTTAGCATTACTTTCATTAGGTGTCAAAGGAATGTATCTTGGGCCAAGCCTCCCTGCATTCTTAACACCAAATGTACTACAATTCTTAATTGATAATTTTGATATAAAACCAATCAGTACTCCTGATGAAGATTTAAAACAAATATTAGGTTAA
- a CDS encoding LytR/AlgR family response regulator transcription factor encodes MNIKVLIVDDEQGMRTIIKKILDKSSGFEVVGDTDNGEEAIKIFKEHRPEVVFFDIEMPGCNGIDCAKILTDIDPKTIIIFATAHQEYMSDAFQLYAFDYLVKPFKIERVLHTLDRIKTLNKPNYEDGIDKIIKHEKGLDKLMIKNKEGISFVDTKEIVLIQREDSSTVIYTQSDSFTTSISLSEIEEKLDHSQFFRSHKSYIINLSLITKIYPYGRWTYIVKLKNTEKDALLTHEKYEEIKKLFSL; translated from the coding sequence ATGAATATAAAAGTGCTTATAGTTGATGACGAACAAGGAATGAGAACCATAATAAAAAAAATATTAGATAAATCTAGTGGCTTCGAGGTTGTTGGTGATACAGATAACGGTGAAGAGGCTATAAAAATATTCAAAGAGCATCGCCCTGAAGTGGTGTTCTTTGATATTGAAATGCCTGGTTGTAACGGAATTGATTGTGCTAAAATACTAACAGATATAGATCCAAAAACTATAATCATCTTTGCAACGGCTCATCAAGAATATATGTCAGATGCTTTCCAGCTATATGCTTTCGATTATTTGGTAAAGCCCTTTAAAATAGAAAGAGTGCTTCATACTTTAGATAGAATTAAAACATTAAATAAACCAAACTATGAAGATGGTATAGATAAAATAATAAAACATGAAAAAGGTCTCGATAAGCTTATGATAAAAAATAAGGAAGGTATAAGCTTTGTAGATACAAAGGAAATAGTCTTAATTCAAAGAGAGGATAGTTCTACCGTTATATATACACAAAGTGATAGTTTCACTACTTCTATTTCTTTATCAGAAATAGAAGAAAAATTGGATCATTCTCAATTCTTTAGGAGTCACAAATCATACATCATAAATTTATCTTTAATAACAAAAATCTATCCTTACGGCAGATGGACCTATATAGTTAAACTAAAAAATACAGAAAAAGATGCTTTACTTACTCATGAAAAATATGAAGAAATAAAGAAGCTTTTTAGTTTATAA
- the floA gene encoding flotillin-like protein FloA (flotillin-like protein involved in membrane lipid rafts) → MINLIIVAIAVVCLVFLFITFIPIGLWISSLAANVQVSIFNLIGMRLRRVVPSKIVIPLIKSTKAGMGLTVNQLEAHYLAGGNVDNVVNALIAAHRADIDLQFEKAAAIDLAGRDVLEAVKMSVNPKVIETPNVSAVAKDGIELLVKARVTVRANLERLVGGAGEATILARVGEGIVTTVGSSTSHKIVLENPDAISKTVLSKGLDAGTAFEILSIDIADVDVGRNIGAQLQTLQAEADKNIAQAKAEERRAMAVAKEHEMRAAVVEAESEVPKAMAYALREGKLGIMDYYDMQNVIADTSMRSSISSAGNKTQISNNDNKKMK, encoded by the coding sequence ATGATTAATTTAATTATTGTAGCAATAGCAGTCGTATGTTTAGTATTTTTATTTATAACATTTATACCAATAGGATTATGGATATCGTCTTTAGCAGCAAATGTCCAAGTAAGTATCTTTAACTTAATCGGTATGAGGTTAAGGAGAGTTGTACCTTCAAAAATTGTAATCCCACTTATTAAATCTACAAAAGCTGGCATGGGATTAACTGTTAATCAATTAGAAGCTCACTATCTAGCAGGTGGTAATGTTGATAATGTTGTAAATGCATTAATTGCAGCCCATAGAGCCGATATAGACTTGCAATTTGAAAAAGCAGCTGCAATTGATTTAGCTGGTAGAGATGTTTTAGAAGCTGTTAAAATGAGTGTTAATCCTAAAGTAATTGAAACTCCAAATGTTTCAGCAGTTGCAAAAGATGGTATTGAACTATTAGTTAAAGCAAGAGTTACTGTTAGAGCTAACCTTGAAAGACTAGTTGGTGGTGCTGGTGAAGCAACTATTTTAGCAAGGGTTGGTGAAGGTATAGTAACTACAGTGGGATCTTCTACTAGTCATAAAATAGTATTAGAAAATCCAGATGCAATTTCAAAAACTGTATTAAGTAAAGGCTTAGATGCTGGTACTGCCTTCGAAATTCTATCTATAGATATTGCTGATGTGGATGTAGGAAGAAATATAGGTGCACAGCTTCAAACCTTACAAGCAGAAGCTGATAAGAATATAGCACAAGCTAAAGCTGAAGAAAGAAGAGCAATGGCAGTAGCTAAAGAACATGAAATGAGAGCTGCTGTTGTAGAAGCTGAATCTGAAGTACCTAAGGCAATGGCTTATGCTCTTAGAGAAGGAAAGCTTGGAATAATGGATTATTATGACATGCAAAATGTTATTGCAGATACAAGTATGAGAAGTTCAATATCCAGCGCTGGCAATAAAACTCAGATTTCTAATAATGATAATAAAAAAATGAAATAA